A region of Liolophura sinensis isolate JHLJ2023 chromosome 8, CUHK_Ljap_v2, whole genome shotgun sequence DNA encodes the following proteins:
- the LOC135472792 gene encoding uncharacterized protein LOC135472792 isoform X1, whose protein sequence is MKMKKQIRISKFFASKQGKFSKHAKVESKESDVIIVDEGDEDRQPVCAQKEDFQAKKRRLGTKQNDEVESQVRKRVKCEEGEGVEHNGSSEPQRSNTVHLSEKTKLKLSTFLLDSGKIDTS, encoded by the exons ATGAAGATGAAAAAACAGATAAGAATATCAAAGTTCTTTGCTTCCaaacaaggtaaattttccaaGCATGCCAAAGTAGAAAGCAAGGAATCTGATGTGATTATCGTGGATGAAGGTGATGAGGACAGACAGCCAGTCTGTGCACAGAAGGAG GATTTCCAAGCAAAGAAGAGACGTCTGGGGACTAAACAGAATGACGAAGTGGAATCACAGGTCAGGAAACGTGTGAAGTGTGAAGAAGGAGAAGGGGTGGAGCATAATGGAAGTTCAGAACCTCAGAGGTCAAACACTGTTCACCTATCTGAGAAGACAAAGCTCAAACTGTCAACATTCTTACTGGACTCGGGGAAGATCGACACGAGCTGA
- the LOC135472792 gene encoding uncharacterized protein LOC135472792 isoform X2, giving the protein MDTQRLDFQAKKRRLGTKQNDEVESQVRKRVKCEEGEGVEHNGSSEPQRSNTVHLSEKTKLKLSTFLLDSGKIDTS; this is encoded by the coding sequence GATTTCCAAGCAAAGAAGAGACGTCTGGGGACTAAACAGAATGACGAAGTGGAATCACAGGTCAGGAAACGTGTGAAGTGTGAAGAAGGAGAAGGGGTGGAGCATAATGGAAGTTCAGAACCTCAGAGGTCAAACACTGTTCACCTATCTGAGAAGACAAAGCTCAAACTGTCAACATTCTTACTGGACTCGGGGAAGATCGACACGAGCTGA